tttcatttttatttaattcacttcagtggttttattttctttcctctctatAATAGACTCAGAAAATCCCATTCTTCCTGCCCAGTGGAATGCCTCATCTGCTTTGATtcctctgtttgtttttttgggggcagggaggagaaacatgctttctttgtatttatctCATTTTATACTCTAAACATTGAGTGCATGTCTGCCAGAGCCAGATATTCCATGCCCTCCTGCTCAAGGCAATATATCTCAGCCTTATCAAGCAGCGATGTAAGAGATCTAGAATAAGACGGTTGCTAAAGCTGTGAACTCCTGCCTATTACTCCTGCATTAATAGAAGGAGTAGTAAAATGCTGCAATCAAATTTCTTCTTTGCTCATGATATTCTAAAGTTTCCTCCTTGAGTGGGAAAAAGCTGAATTTAGGTTAGACTGTAGTAGTGAGGTGTCATCATTTCAACTAATTTGAGGAGTGGGAGAAGAATGTTTCACCAACCAAATGttagtagatttttttttcctcgtgTTTACTGCCCTTTCTGTATCCTCACTTTTCACATACCTTGCTTCTGATCACGTCTTGTGACTTTTCGAAGTGGTAGGACAACTGCAAAGAGACGTAATgtctcaaaatgaaaaaatgtccATAATTTTAACCTTAAGCAAACTGTACTCCATATACAAAACTACCTTCCAATTCATTTAGCAGCTTCCCTAGTACCacaccagaaaacagaaaacattttaacaaacaTTAATTCTGCAAAGGAACTAACCGCAGACATTTGGAGCCACACTGGCAGTGGGGTGCCCTTATCTGAATAGTCCACGAACTGGAAGGCTTCATCTAATGCCTGCGGGCTGCAGACCCCGAGACATGCCACTACATAAAAGACACATCCCAATTTGGAAAGTTTACACAAGAAAATGGCAACATAGCTATACAAACAAAGATTACcattaaataaaagaagtaCTCTTGCtagaaacagcttttaaaggaaaggCTATATAGTACCAAGCAAGCAGGAAACTCTTCCATTTTAACTTCCAGGAACTTCTCGCTCAGTGCACTCCCACTTCGTACATCGGTGCTCAGCAAGGGCACCATGCAGGCACCATGGCCAGGTGCTGCCATCGGACCCACTCTACAGGGCAGGGCAGCAATGGTTGGACTGTATTTCACATGAACGTCTGTATATTTCCAGGCAAGCAGCTTTCCCTTGCTCCTTGTTACACACACCAACATGAAAGTCTGAATGTCACCGAGTCACTTTGGTCGGAAGGGACCTTTCAAGATCACCTAGTGCAAATGCCCTagctcaagcagggtcagcaaGAGCAGACTGTGTCCAGCTGGGCTTTGAATTCCTTCACAGATGGAGACCCCATAAGCTCTCTGAGGAACCTGCTCCTGCGTACAGCTGGGCTGTGTTACATCATCTGCACTCCCCCATCTTACAGACATAAGATCATGCAACATGACTGGAGGTGGTGTGAGGGAATCACCCGGGCCACATGGCACTTGTTCTCAGTCATCCTCTACAGCACAGTGTGAAAACCCTCATGTTCTAGCAGGATACACCTGCTTTACTAACAGTGTTCCACAATCGAAGTTCAGTagtttgtttgtggggtttttcttctttctgaataACCTTATTCAtggagaaacaaaattattatcagtgcaaaaccaaaaaagcaaatgcaaaccCTGAAGTCTCAAGTTTAGTAGCACTGACTTTTCAGagcataaaaataatgcaagatGGCAAAGGACTCAAAGAAAGATAACTTTCTGGTAAGATCAAATTGCCTGGGGTGAGCAACAGTCTAGCAAAAAGCCAGCCAAGTTCTGCAGTTAATATCTGAAGAAAAGATAAACACAAGAATAAAACACTATGTAAAGAAAGGCACCAAAGCACCACTGCACACGCCCAAAAGCATTATAACAATATGTTGCAACTGTTTCATAATACTGCAGGTCTATTATCTTATAGCTTTTGTATTAATGCAAATGAACTTCTAACTTACTTTAAAATGGGAGGAACATTAAACAGTATAAATTTTCATGAGGATAACACTTGTGAATGCGCAAAAGCAATGACAGAGGTCTGCTTAGATGGTACAATACTCTATTGGCGTTTAACTTTCAGATATGGCTGGAAAACACTTGCTCAGCGTTGATGCTCAGCAACCTAAGCCTAACAGCAGTTCTCAAAGAAAGACCTACACACTAGAATATGCttagtcattttaaaattaaaattacattttggaCTCTGACATCAGGacatggtgcctttcagctgaaatattttcattctttaacCATCTTCTGACCACATTGTAATTTGAAGTCAGacttatgcttttaaaaaatttacaaccatgttttccaaaaaaacccacggTGAACTCATTTTGTCAAAAGTCTTTAAAAGTAGCAAGCACATTTTGCCAAACATCTCTGGGAATATCAGccagtgagaaaaataaatcatttggGATGAGGCCACATCTGTCCCATCCCAAACAGCTGAGCTGAGTTAGAAAATTCAAAACTTGCACAACTGTCAAAATTCAGGGATCTTTAAAAAGCCCAGAAAACAATGAATCCCTCAAACCCACAGCTGACAACCCTTCTACAAATACTAGCTCAGATCCTCAGCTTCATGGTGAAACACCAAGAATCTACTGCACACTAATATCTGATGGCCTTAGCAGAAACTTCTCTTGCCCTGTTAAACTTGTTTGGTTCTGATCATATCTTTACCATGACTGTGACAATTTTGtaatctgttaaaaaacagaaaacaagatcaTGTTTCTGTAGCTCTTTGCCtcttaaacaaaataatgtttccAAAACTTGTGCTGTTAAAATCGGTCTTCCTAgttttctctcctcctgcttGAATACTGTCTACTTCCACCCGTACACTGATTCATAGCTCCACTACTTTCTACAAATTACCTTTCCTCTACAATATTATGATGATGTCCTATAATTACTACATCACTACTAACTACAGCTACCAACAGTACAGTACATCGAGTTGGGTAAATCATTATCTATCCAGGCTTAGATGTCAAACTTGTcgggaaagaaataaattatagaTCAATATTACTAGAACTGGAATGATCCATCCCACTTAATTAGAATGACCatatttcagtatatttcaGACAACAGTTAAAAAGATTCAGTGAATTACTTACATGAAAAAGTCAAACCCTTAAATAAATCTTAATAAGGCCAGTCCCTAAACAAATACTCCACAGAAGCAGAGTTATTTTCATGCACAATCATAAAAAAATTTAGTAGCAACACCACTAGCAACAGCTGAATTTCAAAACAATAGCTCCTTACACAGCAAGTACGAAACACTAAAGCTTCACAGCCTCATGTGGATAGACTGTGCTGACTAGCTGAAAAATTGTGGTTAGATTTCTAGGAGATGACTTAGCTCAAATATCTTCACAACATATCTCTGTGTCAAGTTCATCCTGCATTTTGGGAAAATTGTAGAAGCCCGAACTAGTTGAAAGGCTTGACTGGAGCAGGTATGCACCTAGTATCGAACTGAATCTTACCCTTAGAAGCTGTGACAAGCCAAGCATGACACGGATGctgtaatgcaaaataaatttggaaaaacaaataaaaaaccccacagctatttatttatttatccacCCTAGTTGTTAGCGAAAGAATGGACCTTTCCTTTAGTCAGGATCCATCTATGTGATGCATCTATCGTCTCTTATCCTTGCAATTAACCCACACAAGTTTTGGGTGAGAGTATCAACCCAAGCTGAGCGGTTATTACAGAGAACTGGAACCTTGCCCAGAGGAAAGCCTTCATTAGAGCTGGGTTGGTGTTTCCAAGAGCCCGAGACACTTATTCTGtttcacagtgctgctgcctggccagggcCCTCTCTGCACACCAAGGATGTAGCTCTGcggaggcagccagcagcctcccTGTTGCAAAGGGGAGAAAGACTGCTATGGCATTCTGCCTCCTTGTCTCTTAAAAATGCTGCCCTTCCTCAGTGTGAATGGCCTGTATCTGCCAAGATTCATTTTATTAACTGAACTACCACCTCCAGAATAGCTCTTGGGAGtggatttggttttaatttgccTGGAGGATGTCATTTGCTGCTTGTTGCACGAGGGAAGGAGCTGACAGCAGcgttgttttgtttcagttcattTTTCAGTGCAGTCAACAGGGTGAAATCACACATATTACCTAATTAAAGAAACTAAACATACAAATGAATCAGTATTTCTGTCTTGCACACTGCTGGCATACCATCTTAGAAgatgtacttttaaaaacaaagaaaaaaacaaaccaattttatttccctttgaGAAGCTCCACAAAGTAACACCATCAACCATTTTAGGACTACCCTGGCAGGTCAAGCCAGATCTATTGCTCTCTATCAGACCAGAGAAGATATATTTAAAtctaccaaaatattttctttagtatttaatatttttcagtactttGATTTGCCTGTGTCCACAAAAGGACAAGCAATGTACAcggtcagaaaaaaaatattaaaacaaatcctGGAAACAGAactttttatttagctttttgctgctgaaaaatgtGGCGGGAACTTTTGGAGAATAATCCTTTCTATCTTTAGGAAAGcaactttgtattttcttcataaataatcaaaatacttcaaagaTACCCAGAGTACTGAAATCTCTTCCCTTAatggaaaagcatttaaagtatgtgggaggggagagggtgGGGGTGTTCTGGGCAGCTCTAAAGGTGCAACAGTATGCAAGCTTCCCGTACCATTCACACAGCTGAATTAAACTGATGTGAGCGAAGACAAAAAATTGGACTCAAGTGTTTATAACTCTGCCCATGTTTGTGATTGAGAAtggaagaaatatatttttggcaATAATTACAGCTGCTGTGTTCCTTCACCCTCCTAATCACCGATGATGAGTTTCTGGGGAACTGTCTGacttccccagcagcctgagctCCAGACGCCGTGTGCTGATGAGCAATGGAACACACTGAagctgtggcagctggaggctgcCTGCAGAAACTGGTTAACAAACCCAATAAGTGCGCTGTAAAACGTGCTTTGCAGTCTTCAAACTTAAATGTATAAACTTATCCGTCACCGATTTCCTATGACAAGCTGAAAAAGATGTGTTTCTTCCCACTCTGCAGCGGATCTAGGAAGTTGAAaggacaaaaaagcaaaaagggaaaaaaaaccccaaagaattaaaaagtgGCAAACGTTGTACAGAACTCAGCGGGCGTGCCGTGAAGCTCACGGGGCAGGGGTATGCTCAGGCAGTAGTTTCTGTACAGACGGTAACGGGCCGATCTGACACAGAGCCTGGTACCGCCCGAACCCCGGCAAAGCCCAGGGCCCTTCGTGCCTGGCCCCGGCCTGGGCTGCGGGCGGCGCCGCTCGCCCTCACGGCCTGAGGCTGCGATCACGCAGCCAAGCTTCTGGAGAGGGGGAACGGTGccttgagaaaaaaacagtttggcACATGAAAGGTTACGAGCAGAGCAGGGAATTAAGATTAATTCTGATGCTCCCGACCTAGAGACAGCCCAGGCCGCCTGGCGAGGGGAGGCGCTCCGCCCGCCCCACCGCACCGAAGCGGCGCAGCGGGGGCTCCTGGGCCgcacccccggcccggcccgctgGGCCCCTCCCCGCTGCCGCCGGTGGGTCCCGCAGCCCCGGGACTcacccggccccgcccgcccgcggcgcggcccggcccggcaccgtCCCCCGGAAGTGACGCCGGCCCCGCGCGACGGCGTGCTGCCGTGACGTCAGCGCGCGTGCGcagcgccccgccccgccgccgggaaGGTCGCAGCTGTGACCGgcccagccgccgccgccgccatgttGTCCGTGGCCGCCCGCTCCGGGCCCTTCGCGCCCTACCTGTCGGCCGCGGCGCACGCCGTGCCCGGCCCGCTGAAGCCGCTGGCGCCGGCCGCGGCGCGCCGGGCCGAGAAGGTGCCGCTGGACCTGAAGCGGCCCTTGCTCTGCCGGGAGTCCATGAGCGGccgcgcggcgcgggggggcctCGTCGCCGGCGCCAGTCTCAACGGTACgggcggaggggcgggcggcggggcgggcggcgggccggggaCAGCGGCTGTGTCGCCGCAGCGGCTGGCGGGGGTGCTGCGGGCCTGGCAGCGCCGCGAGTGCGTGCAGAGGCGCTGGCGCTCGCCACCGTCCCGTCCCGTTTGGGTGCGGGTTGCGGCGGGGACAGCAGCAGCCGCTGGCTGCAGAGCCGGGGCCGGCCGGCTGCCCGCAGCCGGGTATCGGTTTTGCGTTGCGAAGACGCAGGAAAACTGCGTTCGGCTCCATGGGGCGTTTAACGGGGGGCAGCCGAGCAGCGCTGTGCAGCGAGAACTCGCGGCGCGTTTTACTGCCGCGGAAAAGCGGCTCTAACGGTGAATTCGGTGTGCCAGAACCAGCGGCGCGCTGCGCTCGGGGATCGCCGTGCCCCCGGCTCACGCCGCGCTCGCCCAGCTCGGGcgcaggcagcctgcagcagcagcgcgcccccgccccgcagccggcGGAGCCTCGGGGAAGATGCGCCGCGGCCGCAGCGCTGCGCACCTCCCCTGGCACCGCCGCCGGTACCTCCCCCGGCACCTCCCCGTGCAGGATGAGTTCCGCTGAGAACTCTATAAACCTGTAACTAAGACTGAACGTCAGCTACGTTAGTTTCAGTTAACATCAAGCGTGCTTTTTGCTGCATATAAGGAAGGTTTAGAAGTTAATCGTATTGCTTGTTACTAAATGAGAAAAACTTTAAGTCTTGACGCCGAAATAAATTGGCATGGTTTACTCTGTCAGAAGtttgaatttaatttctctgcaaTTAAAATCCTACAGCAAATACCTGCTCTATGCTCAGTTACTTGTAAATAAACGTAAATATTTCCCCcattattttgcctttaaatCCCCAAGAGCTATTCTAGGTACTTTTGAGAGAATGAGTTTTATTAACCTCTCTTGACTTTGTGCCAGCTGctagtaaaaaaataaagactaaatACTTCTTTATAAATAAGAAGCGTTGCACTCTGGCAAGTAATATGTTCTGTCTTTTGTGCGTTCTTCACTTTGGCTTATAGATGTTCCTTGAGGGAAGCCGCTTTCTTGTTCTGAAGAAACTAATGGAACACCTCTTGGTTAGCCATCACGTTAGTTTAGCACACAGGTTTGATGTGAGAATCCCACTCGTAATGCTTTGGTAACTGGATAATTATTAGTTTTATCCTTAAATCCTTCTATGAAGTGAGCCTGGCAAATAGGGAATTGtaggtttaaaaattatttattgtgGCAGTTGGCTTTGACAATAGTTTGATGTAAAGAGGGATGCCTGATGCTGCTTTCTTTAATCTGAAAAATGCTTAACCACATACTGAAGATTATTAAAGGCATAGAAGTTACTTAAgtcaaaagaaagcacaaaagtGTTCAGCAACAGATGTGCAATCTTTACTAAATCAAATTTCTTTGTAGtagtttttttcagggaaactTTTGAATGGAAAACAGATATGTCTTTTCTTAGCTAGTCATGGTATCCTCCAGGAGTTTTTTCTTGAAGACTTCCGAAAAAACAGTTTACTTTAAACCCAGAACTTCTCACAGATTTTTGTGCATCCTTACCAGGCTTTGTGTAATTTTCAAATAGGTAAAACTAAATTCACAAATCACCTGTTTTACCTATCAAAAATACCTTCTGGAAACCATTTTCCtacaaattaaaatcaaaatttatAACTAGAGGAATCCTACCCAGACTTGGGAATAACTTTTACCCATTATTccaaaaatgcaattaaaaaagtGTATATACATCATAATATTTTTTACCTGAAAGTTTtgtcatttcatatttttcttgcagcacCTGCCAGTGTTCGTTGCATCCATAATGATGTCGTGGTACCTGACTTCTCTGCCTATCGTCGTCAAGATGTGCTAGATGCCACCGTATCTTCTCAAGGCAGCAGTGAAGCTAGAAAAGGGTTTTCATACCTCTTGACTGCAACAACATGTGTAGCAACTGCATATGCTGCTAAAAATGCTGTCACCCAGTTTATTTCCAGCCTGAGTGCCTCTGCTGATGTGCTAGCGTTGTCAAAGATTGAGATCAAGTTATCTGACATTCCAGAAGGCAAGAACATGGCTTTCAAGTGGAGAGGGAAGCCCCTTTTTGTGCGTCACAGAACCCAGGCAGAGATTAATCAGGAAGCTGAAGTTGATTTGTCTAAACTGAGGGATCCGCAGCATGACTTAGACAGAGTAAAGAAACCAGAGTGGGTCATACTGGTGGGTGTCTGCACTCATCTTGGTTGTGTGCCCATTGCTAACTCTGGAGATTTTGGCGGTTATTACTGCCCTTGTCATGGGTCCCATTATGATGCCTCTGGCAGAATCAGGAAAGGTCCTGCTCCCTATAACCTTGAGGTTCCGAGTTACCAGTTTCTTGGTGATGATGTTGTGGTTGTTGGCTGAATAATGAGGTGCTTGCTCACTTTCATGGCTCTGTGAATGTACACTCACAAAAGGGTTAACTGAGATTCTGGAATACTGTAAAACCAGATGATCCTAAAAACGTATTAGCTGTCTAGATTCTCAACCAGAAGTATGTTGGAATACTTCcctgtgttttaattttaataaaaacttgGAGTGAGCACTTCTTCGTGGCTAACGAtaatgtgtatttatttgtgtATGGACTTCTAGTGTGTCCAGTCAAAGAGATACTACAGCAGATGCAGAATGTGTTCATGGAGCCCTCCTGAAGGGCTGCTCatgcaagacagacactgaaCTACAAAGCCCTTGTTTCTTCATACCacgtattttcttcttttgtaattttgttttgttttgctgcattaTGGCAAGGAACATCTGAAAAAGGTCTTGCTATGAATTTCTAACAGTGAAGTAAGTTTCAAGATAGAATTCTATGAGATTTAATCCTTTTCCTtccaatgtattttttcccttgcttgttttcaaaggaagtgaaggaaaagtaaataaagacCTACctagaaagaaaattcttttacACTGGTCAGAGGCAGCTTATAATTGTTTAGCTAGAATGATAGCAATATAATTTTATGATGATTTGGACAAAAATAAGCATGTCATGTTAAGAGTTATAAAATAGTTGTTTAGTTGCAGATAAGGCTTGATCTTACCTGTATCTAAACATCAGATCAGGTGCTTAGGACACTGGGAAATCTGACAGttttccaaaagaagttgaGAGGGAAGTAAAAAGAGAAATCCACCTTTTACAGAgggtgaaaaatgctttgtaaGAACCACTCAGTCTGGACTAATCTCTGGTGTTAAACATAGCGAAATGTTGATGTGCCatcaaagatattttaagaCTCAGTGATTTGTGTCAAAACTATAATTTCATACTGCCTATAAACTAAGCCAAATAAAGGCCAAAACTTTGAAACCTCTCTTACCTTGATGCTGACTCTGAAGGCATGGAGAAATGCAGCCTGGAGCAGATGATCTAACCAGCCTTGGTCCTgccaatacaaaacaaaactagcAATTAATTGCCAATGGTAGATGAGGAGAAACAAGGTGTGCTGTGTCCAGAACaacccaaaaaagcaaaacaaaaagacaccAAACTATTTCCTGTTTGCTTCCAATTATTTACTGCTGCTCTATGAATGCTTTTGTCTTGCACTGCATTAACATGCTCCCTCCAattgcagaacagaaaatacaatcCTCAGAATTCCGTGGGTCTGGAGTGTTTAGCTTCACATAAACGTCATGTAGAGCTGTGGTGATAGTTGGgttaaaactgaagttttaagcaaaattaattaattgaCGCGTTTGGCTTACCTGTTCTCAAacaattcagtgaaaaaaagaacataaatgGCTGCTGAAGAAGTTCTTAGATATGCATTTTACACCCTTTTGTATTTGAGCTTTACACCTTATCACTATATCCACAAAAACATTCTCAAGAACTCTTTTTGGTATGACGTCACACAAAACCAGTACTGAAAGGGATGTTCCCCAACTTTTATGTAAGCAATTGGTGTTGGTATATGTGCCTTGTATTACAGGGTTGATCATTCCTcaaattttctatttcaaggaaaaaacctCAGGAACTCCTGAAGTAGCATTGCTCATCTGCTGTCAGGTGGCTACTTTTACCTCAtcctaaaaatgttttttagcCCACAAGTACATTTTTTAGGCCAAATCTTTGTTTACATAATCGCTAAGTAACTGTGGTACCAGTATATTAGTCCCCtgtaaagcaaagaaatggCCAGGGCAGTTTCTGAGCTGACAAGTGAACACAGTGAAAGCTAGAGTAGCTACATCACAGCTGGGCTTTAAAGGGTCACGCATAAAATTCCTTGCACAGAATAAGCTGCTACTTAAATTACATCAAACTGACTGAACCAAATCATACCAATTTCAGCTAATGCGGCACCATGACATTGAACGTGTTTGAGAATAATCTGGCAGCTTTTACTGTAAACATGAGATGCCAGCAATACCTTTTTTCACCAGACTGATGACATAAcagctgaagaagctgaagTGTTGCTTACTAGGTAGTGCAGACCTGATAGTCTTCATCTTCTCCCCTCCAAGACTTTGTTCTCTTCATAGCGGCAAAAAGCATTCCTGATGGGCTGCGCATGTCTTAGAAAAGAATCGGGGTTTACTAGAATTTGAGAATTAAGGTGAAGAGTTTAGAGCCTCAAATCTCCAAAACCAGTCACAGTTTGGTATTGAAAGTATGAGCGGAAATGAAAAACCATGACATTTCATCTGATCAcgttaaaatacttttttactgtgaaggttGTCAAGACACTGGAGTAAGTTGTctggagaggttgtggagtATCCATGAAGATAAATGCCCAAATCACACTGGACAAGAGTCCTGAGCAACCTTGCTTTGTGCAAAGCAGTTGGACTGGATCACctcaagaggtcccttccaacctcagcgACATTGTGATTTGCAAGGAGTATTGTCCAATTATTGTGTTGTCTTCTCTGGGACTAGAAACTCCAGAAAGCCCAGGCTCCCTAAGGGGAAGCATGACTGGAGTGAGCAAGGGTAAACCTCCAGTTGCCAGTAATGAGCTCATAATTACCTTGTGGGCTAAGATGTCCTTGGAAGGAGCCTTTACCACTGCCACTAATTACAGACATTGCCACCATACAAATGGGTAATGTTACCCTTTCCATGGCTAGCATACCCCGTGGGGCTGGAAGTGCAGGTGTTCaagtacacagaaaaataccactatattttattaaattctgAGGATTCATTGTGTTCATAAGCAGCAATGGTTTACTGGGCTTTACTACATGTGTATTTCCACTTCGTctcctcctgcactgcctgCCTTTCTTCCGAGTGCCTCCAAGGCTCGAAGCAGCAGCCACGTGTCTGGTTCTTCTCAGCTAGCTACTTTCGC
This sequence is a window from Falco peregrinus isolate bFalPer1 chromosome 14, bFalPer1.pri, whole genome shotgun sequence. Protein-coding genes within it:
- the LOC101922682 gene encoding cytochrome b-c1 complex subunit Rieske, mitochondrial: MLSVAARSGPFAPYLSAAAHAVPGPLKPLAPAAARRAEKVPLDLKRPLLCRESMSGRAARGGLVAGASLNAPASVRCIHNDVVVPDFSAYRRQDVLDATVSSQGSSEARKGFSYLLTATTCVATAYAAKNAVTQFISSLSASADVLALSKIEIKLSDIPEGKNMAFKWRGKPLFVRHRTQAEINQEAEVDLSKLRDPQHDLDRVKKPEWVILVGVCTHLGCVPIANSGDFGGYYCPCHGSHYDASGRIRKGPAPYNLEVPSYQFLGDDVVVVG